In a genomic window of Melopsittacus undulatus isolate bMelUnd1 chromosome 1, bMelUnd1.mat.Z, whole genome shotgun sequence:
- the FBXO43 gene encoding F-box only protein 43, with translation MSDNSSIMFNVLKRNRLTPPSSSLKYSGFKDVCRTSLFLDSKCNESVKDPHVEHREGLSATSLSLLQEHSEHIRPNVSFPVSPSIENEMNSITLSERKEANRSADFFETPKVSRKSSSLRRRLLLSKAVPADTTVGCCERQAGSSGSIPGKMLSCVLSSEEKLSQTASDSRKDKGYKCLTTSTSKTEDSIPGCSKRRLSFSQLRTSTLDESKCKDPILLEPECLSPIQCKDVIVSNINEFNESALISVTDGLLRTPTYSVLPEANEAKFLTSINSPVESFNFELCDINSPPVKLASYPDLSTPEDSGYNSLHLDKSGDSLSDHEGSFQELSQKHKEDSKILDSKRKTRKLERVRRLSTLQEQGSQSETEDRHGSPSTAACRLTEESNFVGEDHALVSEQPSGDVVISHGDLSRTPALKVVHEICLRRQRSGQNQLLENIDGTEIFALEHVLAGLIGKKMGLEKLDILTELKYRNLKHVLAIVLDASTVESLCSIWEVSKSWREIIVQDKSADKRRKLYIKHLKEEAEEYLLKAEDAATRLNVLNRSALRPVQAQARTPVLQTPPSRTDITPRRCSSVPHSSNRRGEYIKVAKTLCTDEAIKPCPRCQYPAKYQLIKKRGLCSRETCAFEFCILCLCAFHGSKECNSLSAKQNKKDAPPGSAQSKRNLKRL, from the exons ATGTCGGACAATAGTTCCATAATGTTCAATGTTCTTAAGAGAAATAGATTAAcacctcccagcagcagcttgaaATACTCTGGTTTTAAAGACGTGTGTCGCACTTCATTATTTTTGGACAGCAAATGTAATGAGTCAGTAAAGGATCCTCATGTAGAACATAGAGAGGGGCTGAGTGCAACAAGTTTATCCTTGCTACAAGAGCATTCTGAGCATATTCGTCCAAATGTCTCCTTTCCTGTGTCACCATctattgaaaatgaaatgaattcTATCACCttatcagaaagaaaagaagcaaatagaAGTGCAGATTTTTTTGAAACTCCTAAAGTGAGTAGAAAATCCTCCTCGCTGCGCAGGAGGCTGCTTTTATCTAAGGCTGTTCCAGCTGACACAACTGTAGGATGCTGTGAAAGACAAGCTGGTTCTTCAGGAAGCATCCCGGGGAAAATGCTCTCTTGTGTTTTGAGCTCTGAAGAAAAACTTTCACAAACTGCTTCAGATTCTCGGAAAGACAAAGGTTACAAATGTCTTACAACTAGTACTTCAAAAACTGAGGACTCTATTCCTGGTTGCTCAAAGAGGAGACTTTCCTTTTCACAACTAAGAACTTCTACACTAGATGAGTCCAAATGTAAGGATCCCATATTGCTAGAACCGGAGTGTTTGTCTCCAATTCAATGTAAGGATGTTATTGTTAGCAATATTAATGAATTCAATGAAAGTGCCCTTATAAGTGTTACTGACGGGTTGCTTAGGACTCCTACTTACAGTGTGTTACCTGAGGCCAATGAGGCTAAGTTTCTGACTTCCATCAACAGTCCTGTAGAGAGCTTTAACTTTGAACTATGTGATATAAATTCTCCCCCTGTTAAGCTGGCAAGTTACCCAGATCTTTCAACACCTGAGGATAGTGGATATAATTCACTTCATTTGGACAAATCGGGAGATTCATTGTCTGATCATGAGGGATCTTTCCAAGAGTTATCCCAAAAACATAAAGAAGATTCCAAAATTCTGGATAGtaaaagaaagacaagaaaactTGAACGAGTTAGAAGGTTATCCACTCTTCAGGAACAGGGCTCACAGTCAGAGACAGAAGATCGTCATGGCAGTCCTTCTACTGCAGCATGTAGGTTAACAGAAGAAAGCAACTTTGTCGGTGAAGACCATGCATTAGTTTCGGAACAGCCTAGTGGAGATGTAGTTATAAGTCATGGAGATCTCTCCAGAACTCCAGCTCTGAAAGTAGTTCATGAAATTTGCTTGCGAAGACAAAGATCAGGCCAAAATCAACTACTGGAGAATATTGatggaacagaaatatttgcattagaACATGTTCTTGCTGGACttattggaaagaaaatgggcCTTGAAAAATTAGATATTTTAACAGAGTTAAAATATAGAAATTTAAAACATGTTCTTGCTATAGTTTTAGATGCTTCAACAGTGGAAAGTCTATGCAG CATTTGGGAAGTAAGCAAAAGCTGGCGTGAAATCATTGTGCAAGATAAAAGTGCAGATAAGAGGAGAAAGTTGTACATAAAACACCTGAAAGAAGAAGCTGAG GAATATTTATtgaaagcagaagatgctgcCACAAGACTTAATGTCCTCAATAGATCTGCTCTAAGACCTGTTCAAGCTCAAGCCAGAACTCCTGTCTTACAAACACCACCTTCACGCACTGACATTACACCTAGGAGATGCAGTTCTGTTCCCCATTCAAGCAATAGACGGGGAGAATACATCAAA GTTGCTAAAACTCTGTGCACTGATGAAGCTATAAAACCTTGTCCAAGATGTCAATATCCTGCTAAATATCAATTGATAAAGAAACGGGGACTATGTAGCAGAGAGACATGTGCATTTGAgttctgtattttatgtttGTGTGCATTCCATGGGTCAAAAGAATGTAATAGTTTatctgcaaaacagaacaaaaaagatGCTCCTCCAGGTAGTgcccaaagcaaaagaaatttaaaaagacTCTAA